One window from the genome of Labeo rohita strain BAU-BD-2019 chromosome 10, IGBB_LRoh.1.0, whole genome shotgun sequence encodes:
- the LOC127171869 gene encoding trace amine-associated receptor 13c-like: MKGHKREQNKLLTEGDSLMAYETEDHETQYCFPAINSSCIKEKRSSHEYHIMYVFFSLLSAWTVFLNLLVIISISHFKKLHTPTNLIILSLAVADMLIGLIVMPVDAIKLIETCWYFGDTLCEVFMIIMGLLGSTSLSNLVLIAVDRYMAVCHPLQYPQKITTTKALISVCVCWFCSSTYNLGYLISRRHSDTLQTPDMCYGRCYLIISFSWMITNLFFSFLLPCSLIITLYLRIFYVAHQQVKVINSLMKGGKFVKEGSVKRKSERKAALTLGIIVVVSLTGTAVISSATMTFLLWILYISCGLNPLIYALFYRWFKLSVKHILTFKIFESASSLMDIFSD, encoded by the coding sequence ATGAAAGGACACAAAAGAGAGCAGAACAAGCTCCTAACAGAAGGAGACTCACTCATGGCCTATGAGACAGAGGATCATGAGACTCAATACTGCTTTCCTGCCATCAACTCATCGTGTATCAAGGAAAAACGCTCCAGTCATGAATACCATataatgtatgtgtttttttcattgctGTCGGCATGGACTGTGTTTCTGAATCTGCTGGTGATCATCTCCATCTCTCACTTCAAGAAGCTTCACACTCCAACCAACCTGATCATTCTCTCTCTGGCTGTGGCCGACATGCTTATTGGACTTATTGTTATGCCTGTGGATGCTATTAAACTGATTGAGACGTGTTGGTACTTTGGAGACACGTTGTGTGAAGTGTTTATGATAATCATGGGACTGCTTGGCTCAACGTCGCTTAGTAATTTGGTTTTAATTGCTGTTGATCGTTACATGGCTGTGTGTCACCCTTTACAGTATCCACAGAAAATAACCACAACAAAAGCTTTAATAAGTGTCTGTGTCTGCTGGTTTTGCTCCTCAACCTACAATTTAGGGTATTTAATTAGCAGAAGACATTCGGACACTTTACAAACACCAGACATGTGTTATGGAAGGTGCTATTTAATAATAAGTTTTTCATGGATGATAACTAacctgtttttttccttcttgcTTCCTTGTAGCCTGATAATAACTTTGTATTTGAGGATATTTTATGTTGCACATCAGCAAGTGAAAGTTATAAATTCTCTGATGAAGGGTGGTAAATTTGTGAAAGAAGGTTCAGTGAAGAGGAAATCTGAGAGAAAAGCTGCTCTGACATTAGGAATCATTGTGGTAGTTTCTCTAACTGGTACTGCTGTAATCTCTTCTGCCACAATGACTTTTCTACTGTGGATTTTGTATATTAGCTGTGGTCTGAATCCTCTGATCTATGCTTTATTTTACCGCTGGTTTAAACTATCAGTTAAACACATcctaacttttaaaatatttgagtcCGCATCCTCTCTCATGGATATTTTTAGCgattaa